One stretch of Lagenorhynchus albirostris chromosome 13, mLagAlb1.1, whole genome shotgun sequence DNA includes these proteins:
- the LOC132531291 gene encoding sodium-dependent multivitamin transporter-like: MRGRTLNPRTIYPVLPKLVALLPMSCQKRLHCRTHSQDLSVDTAVFPEKVSNGMLRGSRDKEAVDVPEEGPAPQGISPTFIVQETSL; this comes from the exons ATGCGGGGCCGGACCCTGAACCCTCGGACCATTTACCCAGTGTTGCCGAAACTCGTTGCCCTCCTGCCCATGTCCTGTCAGAAGCGACTTCACTGCAGAACCCACAGCCAG GATCTCTCTGTGGACACGGCTGTGTTTCCGGAGAAGGTGAGCAACGGGATGCTGAGGGGCAGCAGAGACAAGGAGGCCGTGGATGTGCCTGAGGAAGGCCCAGCCCCCCAGGGGATCAGCCCCACCTTCATCGTTCAGGAGACCTCACTGTGA
- the TCF23 gene encoding transcription factor 23 yields MSQREARAALAMPGVGKSPAKATPRSLAGTDRKRSRLSRTGQDLWEETSWSNPRWSRAAPSPRGAGARRLARGRSEASPENAARERSRVRTLRQAFLALQAALPAVPPDTKLSKLDVLVLATSYIAHLTRTLGHETPGPAWPPFLRGLRYLHPLKKWPMRSRLYAGGLGCPGLDSTTAVTSGQRSKEAETGTQVSGEADALLLARPLSPAPGDK; encoded by the exons ATGTCACAGAGAGAGGCCAGAGCGGCACTGGCCATGCCAGGAGTAGGGAAGAGCCCGGCCAAGGCCACACCGAGGTCGCTGGCAGGCACTGACAGGAAGAGGAGCCGCCTGAGCAGGACAGGGCAGGACCTGTGGGAAGAGACCAGCTGGAGCAACCCAAGATGGAGCAGAGCTGCCCCAAGCCCTCGAGGGGCCGGCGCCAGGAGGCTGGCTCGTGGCCGG AGTGAGGCCAGCCCTGAGAACGCCGCTCGGGAGCGGAGCCGAGTGAGGACCCTGCGCCAGGCCTTCCTGGCCCTGCAGGCCGCTCTGCCTGCCGTGCCGCCCGACACCAAGCTGTCCAAGCTGGACGTGCTGGTGCTGGCCACCAGCTACATAGCCCACCTCACCCGCACACTTGGCCATGAGACGCCCGGCCCCGCCTGGCCGCCCTTCCTGCGTGGACTCCGCTACTTGCACCCTCTCAAG AAGTGGCCGATGCGATCGCGTCTCTACGCCGGAGGCCTGGGGTGCCCTGGCCTTGACTCCACCACAGCCGTCACCTCGGGCCAAAGATCAAAGGAGGCAGAGACCGGGACCCAAGTCTCTGGAGAGGCAGACGCTCTTCTTCTCGCCAGGCCGCTCTCACCGGCACCTGGTGACAAGTGA